A segment of the Asinibacterium sp. OR53 genome:
GTAATTTCATTTTGTGTTGATTTTGAACTTTACGGGGAATCACCCCTCGCAAATTTTAATTGCTCAATGAGCTTCCTTTTTCATCCCCATGTTGAAACATGGGGCTAAGAGGAATGAGCCATCGAGCAATTATTAATTATTTTACTTCTTCTACTTTTACCAGGTGGTTAACTTTGTTAACCATGCCCAGGATCTGCGGAGTTGCTTCCACTTCTTTTGAAGCGTTCAGCTTATTCAGGCCCAAAGCAACCAGTGTTTGTTTCTGGCGTTCCGGTCTGTCGATGCCGCTTTTTACCTGTGTGATCTTAATCTTTTTCATATCCCAAAGAGGTTGATTTATCCGTTAAATACTTTGCTCAGCTTTACTGTGCGTTGCTTGGCTACTGCTACCGGCTCCCTCAACAGGCCCAGTGCTTTGATAGTAGCTTTTACCACGTTGTGCGGGTTAGCAGAACCCAGGCTCTTGGCCAGTACGTCTGTGATACCTGCACTTTCCAGTACGGCACGCATGCTGCCTCCTGCGATCACACCCGCACCATGAGCGGCCGGCTTGATCAATACCTTGGCTGCACCTTCTTTCGCCCACTGGTCGTGAGGAATGGTTCCGTGCATCACGGGTACTTTTACCAGGTTCTTCTTGGCATCTTCAATACCTTTTGTGATGGCTTCCTGCACTTCTTTGGCTTTACCCAGACCTTGCCCAACGATTCCGTTTTCATTTCCTACCACCACCAGGGCTGAGAAGCTGAAAGTACGACCACCTTTGGTAGTTTTCACCACGCGGTTAATGGCAACTACTTTTTCTTTGAGTTCCATATCGCCACCGGCTTTCACCTTATTTACGTTTATTTTAGACATCTATCTAACGATTAATTGTTGTTAGCAAATTAGAATTGAAGACCTCCTTCCCTTGCACCGTCGGCAACGGATTTCACGCGGCCATGGTACAGGTTACCACCCCTGTCGAATACACAGGATGTCAGTCCCAGCGCTGTTGCCTTTTTAGCAATAGCTGCTCCAACCAGTTTGGCTTTTTCGCTCTTGGTACCTTTCTGTGCAGCGATCTCTTTATCTTTTGAAGAAGCTGCCGCCAGTGTTACACCAGTCACGTCGTCGATCATTTGAGCATAGATCTCAGCATTGCTCCTGAATACGGCCAGGCGCGGATTCTGTGCAGTACCTGACACCTTTTTACGGATGCGGTATCTGATCTTCTGCCTTTTGATTAATTTACTCATCTTGTTTTATTTGCAACCCCCGATTCGGCCGGCGGTCAGTTAACAGTTTTATTTACCTGCTGCTTTACCAGCTTTTCTTCTCAGTACCTCATCAGAGTACTTAACACCTTTTCCTTTGTAAGGCTCAGGCTTACGTAAGCTGCGCAGTTTGGCAGCTACCTGTCCCAACAATTGTTTATCGGTACCCTCGATCGTGATCTTGGGGTTCTGTCCTTTTTCAGTTACAGTAGTCACTTTCAGTTCTTTGGGAACTTCGAAAATGATATTGTGTGAGTAACCCAGGGCCAGGTCGAGCAGGTTACCGGTGTTGGCGGCTTTATAACCCACACCCACCAGTTCCAGTTCTTTCTTGAATCCTTCGGTTACACCTTTCACCAGGTTGGCGATCAATGCGCGGTACAGACCGTGCATAGCGCGGTGGCGGATCTGATCGGTAGGACGAGTGAAAGTTACCTGTCCGTCGTTCACTGTAACAGTGATATCGCGGTCGATACTTTCTTTCAGTTCTCCTTTAGGTCCTTTTACGGTAACCACATTATCGCTACCTACAGTAACCGTAACCCCTGCGGGCAATTTAACCGGTTGTTTTCCAATACGTGACATAGTCGTTTAGCTTTTTATTGTTGTTCTGAATATTCCGGTCCGTGTTCTGCTCCGACTAAAAGCATAATTGTCAGGCCGGACAATACCTTATTTAAGAAACGTAGCAAAGTACTTCGCCACCAACATTTTCAGCTTTCGCCTGTTTGTCGGTCAGTACACCCTTGGATGTGCTCAGGATAGCGATACCCAGTCCGTTGATCACACGTTTGATCTCGGTAGGTTTTGCATACTGGCGCAAACCGGGACGGCTTACCCTTTCCAGGGAGCGGATAGCAGGTTGCTTGGTAGCAGGATCGTATTTCAATGCGATCTTGATCAGGCCCTGTTTGTTATCGTCCTCGAATTTGTACTTCAGGATATAACCCTGTTCGTACAGGATCTCTGTCATACGCTTCTTGAGGTTGGATGCAGGGATCTCTACCAGCCTGTGGCCAGCCATCTGGGCGTTACGAATCCTCGTTAAGAAGTCTGCTATAGGATCAGTTACCATGTTTATTTGAATTAAGTCTGTTCACAATTTTATTACTACAACCAGATTACCAGCTTGCTTTTTTCACACCTGGAATCTTGCCATTCAGCGCCATATCGCGGAAGATCACCCTTGAAAGGCCAAAGTACCTCATGTAACCTTTGGGACGTCCGGTCAGTTGGCAACGGTTTTTCAAACGAACGGGTGATGCATTCTTAGGAAGCTTGTCCAGGGCTGCATAGTCACCTGCTGCTTTCAGGGCAGCACGCTTCTCAGCATACTGGGCCACCAATGCTTCACGCTTTCTTTGTCTGGCTTTTACTGATTCTTTTGCCATAGTTTTTGAAATTCTTGTGTTTATAAGCTAAAAACCAATTGTTTGAATATTAGTCTTCAGACTTTCAGTTTTTAATTATTGTCTTTTTTAGCTCCTTTGAAAGGCATACCCAGTTCTTTCAGCAACTCATATGCTTCTTCGTTGCTGTTAGCAGAGGTAACAAAAGTGATATCCAGTCCTGTGATCTTGTTCACCTTATCGATGTCGATCTCAGGGAAGATGATCTGCTCTGTTACGCCCAGGGTATAGTTACCGCGGCCATCGAAAGCCTTATCACTGATGCCTTTGAAGTCGCGTACACGCGGCAGGGCAACAGATACCAGCCTGTCGAGGAATTCGTACATTTTCTCGCCTCTCAGTGTAACGCGTGCGCCGATGGGCATGCCTTTACGCAGTTTGAAGTTTGAAATGTCTTTCTTAGACATGGTAGGAACTGCTTTCTGACCAGTGATCATGTTCAGTTCATCCACAGCTATATCAACCAGTTTCTTATCGGTCACTGCTCCGTTCACACCACGGTTGATACAAATTTTTTCCAGTTTAGGAGCCTGCATTACGGTTTTGTAAGCAAACTTCTTCATTAAAGCAGGTATCACTTCTTTGGTGTACTTGTCTGCTAATCTCGGAGTGTATTTTACAGTACTCATTACTTGATTACCTCCCCTGATTTTTTAGATATACGAACTAATTTACCATTCTCCCTGGTACGTTTTACTTTGGTAGCGGCTCCAGCTTTTGCATCCCATACCATCACATTACTGATGTTGATAGGGGCCTCTACTTTTACAATACCACCCTTTGTGTTCTGAGCAGAAGGCTTGGTATGTTTGGTTACGATATTCACGCCTTCCACTACTACACGGCCTTTGTCTACGATCACTTCCAACACCTTGCGGGGCTTTTTCAAGTCCTTGTCATCGCCGGTAATCACCACTACGGTATCACCTTTCTTGATGTTGAATTTGGGTTTAAATCTTGTACTCATTTTATTTAGACTTAATGCTTTTTAATTAAAGAACTTCCGGAGCCAATGAAATAATCTTCATATAACCTTTATCACGCAATTCTCTCGCTACTGGTCCGAATATACGCGTACCACGGGGCTCATCTGAATTGTTCAACAATACCACCGCATTGTCGTCGAAACGGATATAAGATCCGTCTTTGCGACGCAGTTTGTTTTTGGTACGTACGATTACCGCTTTGGAAACAGTACCTTTTTTGATACCGCCTGCGGGAATGGCATCTTTTACAGTCACCACAATCTTATCGCCTACTTTGGCATAATCCTGTCCGCTGTTACCCAGCACCTTGATACAAAGTACTTCTTTGGCACCACTGTTATCAGCTACGTTGAGTCTGCTTTCTTGCTGAATCATTGTTTTTCTTTTTCTTTTTCTTTCCTCTTTGCCCCGGACTTAAGTCCGGGGCAAAGAGGAAAGAAATTTTTGAATGTTGTTTGTCAGAGGCTGGGACCGGAAGCTTTTTGCTTGCAGGCGGCAGCTTGAGGGCCAATATTACTTGGCTTTTTCAACCACTTCTACCAGTCTCCAGCGCTTTGTTTTGCTCAGGGGACGAGTTTCCATGATCTTTACGGTGTCACCGATTCCGCACTCGCTTTTTTCGTCGTGTGCATGGAATTTGGTGGTTTTCTTTACGAACTTACCATAGATGGGGTGCTTTACTTTTCTTTCCACCGCTACAGTAATGGTCTTATCCATTTTGTCGCTGGTTACTACCCCGATCCTTGTTTTACGTAAATTTCTTACTTCAGCCATTGTTTTAAATTTATGGTTAGATACCCATTTCTTTTTTCTTCAGTTCCGTTTTCAGGCGGGCGATATCCCTGCGCAGACCGCGGATGTTCATCGGATTTTCCAGGGGAGAGATCGCGTGGGCGAACTCCAATTTTTTCAGCCTCAGCTGGTCTTCCTGGATCCTGGCTTTCAGATCTGTTGCGTTCAGATCTTTCAGGCTCTTGTTGAATTCTTGTGTTTTCTTTGCCATCTTTTATTCAATTTATTATGCCTGGAAATCCCTTCTAACAACGAATTTGGTTTTGATGGGCAGCTTCTGTGCAGCCAGTTCCATCGCTTCTTTAGCCGTCTCAGGCGTTACACCATCGCATTCGAAGATGATACGTCCCGGTTCCACTACAGCAGCCCAGAATTCAGGGTTACCTTTACCTTTACCCATCCTTACCTCCAGCGGCTTGCGGGTAATGATCTTATCAGGAAATACGCGGATCCACACATTACCCTCACGCTTCATGGCGCGGGTCATGGCCTGACGGGCTGATTCGATCTGGCGGTTGGTGAGCCAGATGGGTTCCAGCGCCTTCAGTGCAAAAGAACCGAATGAAATGGAAGTGCCACGCTTGGCTACTTCGCGTATGCGTCCTTTCTGCTGTTTCCTATGTTTGCTTCTTTTAGGCTGTAACATTTGTTATAATTTGAAAATTTCTCAATTGCTCAATGGCGCCATTTTTACTGAGCCATCGCGCCATTTGCACATTGCGCTATTAGTTTCTGCGATCTCTTCCTCCGCCACGGTTATCTCTTCTGTCTCCACCACCGCCTCTGCGGTCATCTCTCCTGTCTCCTCCTCTCCTGTCATCACGCCTGTCGTGTCCGTGGTGGCCGCCATCCCTTCTCTCGCTCATATCATTCTTACCGCCTACGAAGTTGGGGTTCAGTTCACGCTGTCCGAGTACTTCACCTTTACAGATCCATACTTTGATACCGATCTTACCATATACGGTTTGTGCAAACACGTTGGCATAGTCGATATCCATACGGAATGTGTGCAGGGGAACACGTCCTTGTTTGAACTCTTCGGTACGTGCGATCTCAGCACCGCCCAGACGTCCGGCTACCTTCACTTTGATCCCTTCTGCACCCATGCGGAGTGTAGAGGCGATGGCCATTTTGATGGCACGTTTGAAGTTGATCCGGTTTTCGATCTGCTTGGCGATGGTATCACCAACGATGTTGGCGTCCAGCTCGGGGCGGCGGATCTCCAGGATGTTGATCTGCACATCATCCTTACCTGTCAGCTTTTTCAACTCTTCTTTGATACGGTCTACCTCATTACCACCTTTACCGATGATGATACCGGGCTTGGAGGTATGGATGGTAACGATCAGCTTACCCAGGGTACGCTCGATGACAATTTTGGCAATACCGCCCTTGTTGATACGGGCGTTGAGGTAAGTACGGATCTTATGATCCTCGATCAACTTAGATGCGTAGTCTTTCTTGCTACCATACCAGTTGCTCTCCCATCCGCGGATGATACCTAACCTGTTACCAATTGGATTTGCTTTCTGACCCATATAATGGTTTCAATTAATTTTTAGAATCTACGATTAATGTTACATGATTGCTGCGCTTACGAACACGGTAGCCACGGCCCTGAGGTGCCGGACGCATGCGTTTCAAAACACGGCCGCCATCTACGAAAACGGTTTTTACTACCAGTCCGCTGTCTGCCGCACTGGCACCATTGTTCTTCTGCTCCCAGTTGCTGATGGCGCTCTTCAGCAGTTTCGCCAACGGCACTGCATTGTGCTGCGGGTGATGCTCCAGGATAGCCAATGCCTTCTCCACTTCCATTCCACGGATCACATCGGCCAGCAAGCGCATCTTGCGCGGTCCTGTTGGATAATTGTTCAGTTTAGCTACTGCTTCCATTTTATTCTTTAGTTTGGAGTCAGGGGTTTCACTTTCGCTACACCCTTAACTGTTTTATTTTTTAGTTCCTGCGTGTCCTTTGAAGTTACGGGTAGGGGCGAATTCACCTAATTTGTGTCCCACCATAAATTCTGTTACATACACCGGGATGAACTTGTTTCCATTGTGCACAGCGAATGTGTGTCCAACGAAATCAGGTGAAATGGTGCTGCGACGGCTCCAGGTTTTGATTACACCTTTCTTGGCTTTGCCATCATTCATAGCTACCACTTTGCCTTCCAGGCTGGCGGCTATATAAGGACCTTTTTTAATCGAACGACCCATAATTGTTTTTGTTTACTGGTCTATTAGTTTATTGATTGATCAGCTTCGTAATTACTTAGCTAATTTTTTCCCGTCTCTGCGCTGGATGATCAGCTTATCGCTGCCTTTTCCTTTGGTGCGCGTTTTCTCTCCTTTTGCATACTTACCTGTTCTGCTGCGCGGGTGACCTCCGGAAGCCCTTCCTTCACCACCACCCATCGGGTGATCTACAGGGTTCATGGCCACACCACGTACACGCGGACGAACACCTTTCCAACGGTTCTTACCCGCTTTACCGGCAGTTTCCAGGTTATGGTCGCTGTTAGAAACCACCCCTACGGTAGCATAACAGTTGATCAATACTTTTCTCAACTCACCGGAAGGCATTTTCAATACAGCGTATTTTTCTTCCTTGTTCGCCAGCTGTGCTGAAGAGCCTGCGCTCCTTACCAGCTTACCACCCTGACCCGGCTGCAACTCAATGTTGTGGATCATGGTACCCAGCGGCATGTTTTTCATCAGCAGTGCGTTACCGATCTCGGGAGCTGCTTCGTCGCCGGAGATCACGGTAGCACCTACCTGCAAGCCCTGGGGAGCGATGATGTACCTTTTCTCGCCATCTGCATATTGCAACAAAGCGATGAAAGCAGTACGGTTCGGATCGTATTCAATGGTTGCTACGGTAGCAGCAACATCTTTTTTATCCCTTTTGAAATCAACGATACGGTAGTGATGTTTGTGTCCACCACCTTTGTAACGCATAGAACGACGGCCTTGCACATTGCGACCGGCAGTGCTTTTCTGAGGCTCCAACAGGCTCTTTTCGGGCTTGTCGGTAGTGAGTTCAGCATAGGCATTACCAATTCTCCAGCGTGTTCCGGCGGTCATTGGTTTGTACTTCTTCAGTGCCATTTTTCTTCTTTTTTAATGCGGATTTTTCAGCTCCGCTGCTATAATTTAAATGTTTGCGTACAGGTCTATTGTCTCTCCTTCTGCTACAGTTACCAGCGCTTTCTTATAAGCCTGTTTCATTCCCTGGATAAAACCTGCTTTTGTATAGCGGGTTTTGTTTTTGCCAGGTACTACTGCAGTGTTCACATCTATCACCGTTACACCATAAAACGATTCGATCGCTTTTTTGATCTCCAGTTTGTTGGCCTTGCGATTTACTTTGAAAGCATACCTTCTCAGTTTTTCCTGCTGGGCATTGGCTTTCTCGGTCAGGATCGGCTTGATTAAAATTTCATTCTGTTTCATATATCTTAAGTTGAAACGTTCTTAAATTAAGCTACGGTCTCGGCTTCGTTCTCAGCAAAGATCTTGGCAGTGTTTTCTGTAAGTACCAGTACATCTGCATTCATGATCTCGTAAGTGTTGATGTCTGACAACAGGGTGCTGTCGAGATTGGGCACGTTACGGGTGCTGAGATACAGGTTGTCGTTGTACTCGGGCAATATCACCAGTGTTTTCTTATCGGCTACCTTCAGGTTCTTCATCACTTCTACCACTTGCTTGGTCCTGGGCGCTTCGAGCTGGATATCTTCCACGATCACAATCGCATTTTCTTTTGCCTTATGGCTCAGTGCAGAGATCTTGGCCAGGTCTTTCACCTTACGGTTCAGTTTGAAATCGTAAGCATGAGGCTTGGGTCCGAAGATGGTACCACCACCCTTGTACAAAGGGTTGCGGATATTACCCTTACGGGAGCCGCCGGTACCTTTTTGCTTGTGCAGCTTGCGGCTGGCACCCTGCACTTCGGCACGGGTTTTCACTTTGTGTGTACCCTGACGGCCTGCAGCCAGGTATTGTTTTACAGCCAGGTAGATCACATGATCGTTTGGCTCGATACCGAAAATCTCAGCCGGTAATTCTACCGTTCTGCCGGTTTTCTGTCCTTTTATATTTAATACATCTACTTGCATGATCATTCTTGTTAAAGTGTGATTACTTCTGGATTAAAACGATGGAACCGTTATGGCCAGGAACCGATCCGCTGATCAGGATATAATTCTTTTCAGGGAAGATCTTTACCACTTTCAGGCCTTTCATTTTCACCCTGTCGCCACCCATGCGGCCGGCCATCCTCATTCCCTTGAATACGCGAGAAGGATAAGATGAACCACCGATAGATCCGGGAGCGCGCTGGCGGTCGTGCTGACCGTGAGATCCTTCACCCACACCAGAGAATCCATGGCGCTTAACCACACCCTGGAAACCTTTACCCTTGGTGGTGCCCACTACTTCAACCGTTTCGCCTTCGGCAAAAATGTCTACGGTGATGGCTTCACCCAATACTTTTTCTATGGAATAATTGCGGAATTCTTTTACGAATTTCTTAGGAGCGGTCTGAGCTTTAGAGAAGTGGTTGATCTCAGCCTGGTTGGAATGTTTCTCCTTTTTGTCGCCAAATGCCAGCTGTAATGCTGTATAGCCGTCAGACTCAGCGGTCTTGACTTGTGTTACGGTACATGGACCAGCTTCGATGATGGTGCAGGCTGTCTGCTTTCCATCAGCGGCAAAGATGCTGGTCATCCCGATCTTTTTACCAATAATACCTTTCATCGTTTTGCGGTTTATGCCCCGCAAGGTTATGAGGACATCCCACCGATGAAGCGGGATTCAATCCTTGTTTCTGCCGACCTTTTCCCTTGTTTTCCCGAACCTGGTTCGGGAAGAGGAAGTACCGGAAGCAAACAAACCTCGAAGGGCCTGTTTATATGTAATTTATTTTGATCAGAGCTGCTTTCTCCCGTTATGCAGGATTGGCAGGTGATTATGTTCAAGAACTTATGCTTTAATCTCTACCTCAACACCAGAAGGCAGGTCCAGTTTGCTCAGCGCATCTACCGTCCTGGAAGAGGAAGTGTAGATATCCAGTAAACGCTTGTGCGTAGCCAGTTGGAACTGCTCACGGCTCTTCTTGTTTACGTGGGGTGAACGGAGAACAGTGAAAATCCTTTTGTGTGTGGGCAAAGGAATTGGACCTGTTACTACGGCACCTGTGCTGCGTACTGTTTTTACGATCTTCTCGGCAGATTTATCTACCAGGTTGTGATCGTAAGACTGCAATTTGATTCTGATTCGTTGAGACATAGTCGAAACCCAATTTTCGTATTGGGGTTGCAAAGGTATGGAGTTGGTACTGAATGGGCAAGAAATTTCAAAAGAATTTTTCGTTTCTGCCCCATTTTATACAAAAGCCCCGTTCGATCCGAACGGGGCTTGCTTATTTTCCGGGCCTGTTGGCCGATTAATCTTCAATTTTCACTTTACCCTTGCTCTTCGCGATCACTTCTTCAGCGATGTTGTTCGGAGCAGGTGAATAGTGGCTGAACTCCATGGTAGAGGTAGCGCGGCCGGATGACAGTGAGCGGAGCTGGGTTACATAACCGAACATTTCGCTCAGGGGCACTTTGGCCTTGATCACCTGCAGGTTGGCACGGCTGTCCATACCTTCCAGCATACCGCGGCGGCGGTTCAGGTCACCTGTTACGTCTCCCATGTACTGATCGGGCGTCAACACTTCTACTTTCATGATGGGCTCGAGCAGTGTGGGCTTGGCTTTACGGCCTGCTTCACGGAAACCTGCACGGGCGCACAATTCGAAGCTCATGGCATC
Coding sequences within it:
- the rplW gene encoding 50S ribosomal protein L23, with the translated sequence MKQNEILIKPILTEKANAQQEKLRRYAFKVNRKANKLEIKKAIESFYGVTVIDVNTAVVPGKNKTRYTKAGFIQGMKQAYKKALVTVAEGETIDLYANI
- the rplF gene encoding 50S ribosomal protein L6 — translated: MSRIGKQPVKLPAGVTVTVGSDNVVTVKGPKGELKESIDRDITVTVNDGQVTFTRPTDQIRHRAMHGLYRALIANLVKGVTEGFKKELELVGVGYKAANTGNLLDLALGYSHNIIFEVPKELKVTTVTEKGQNPKITIEGTDKQLLGQVAAKLRSLRKPEPYKGKGVKYSDEVLRRKAGKAAGK
- the rplC gene encoding 50S ribosomal protein L3, which codes for MKGIIGKKIGMTSIFAADGKQTACTIIEAGPCTVTQVKTAESDGYTALQLAFGDKKEKHSNQAEINHFSKAQTAPKKFVKEFRNYSIEKVLGEAITVDIFAEGETVEVVGTTKGKGFQGVVKRHGFSGVGEGSHGQHDRQRAPGSIGGSSYPSRVFKGMRMAGRMGGDRVKMKGLKVVKIFPEKNYILISGSVPGHNGSIVLIQK
- the rplB gene encoding 50S ribosomal protein L2; protein product: MALKKYKPMTAGTRWRIGNAYAELTTDKPEKSLLEPQKSTAGRNVQGRRSMRYKGGGHKHHYRIVDFKRDKKDVAATVATIEYDPNRTAFIALLQYADGEKRYIIAPQGLQVGATVISGDEAAPEIGNALLMKNMPLGTMIHNIELQPGQGGKLVRSAGSSAQLANKEEKYAVLKMPSGELRKVLINCYATVGVVSNSDHNLETAGKAGKNRWKGVRPRVRGVAMNPVDHPMGGGEGRASGGHPRSRTGKYAKGEKTRTKGKGSDKLIIQRRDGKKLAK
- the rplE gene encoding 50S ribosomal protein L5; translated protein: MSTVKYTPRLADKYTKEVIPALMKKFAYKTVMQAPKLEKICINRGVNGAVTDKKLVDIAVDELNMITGQKAVPTMSKKDISNFKLRKGMPIGARVTLRGEKMYEFLDRLVSVALPRVRDFKGISDKAFDGRGNYTLGVTEQIIFPEIDIDKVNKITGLDITFVTSANSNEEAYELLKELGMPFKGAKKDNN
- the rpsS gene encoding 30S ribosomal protein S19, with translation MGRSIKKGPYIAASLEGKVVAMNDGKAKKGVIKTWSRRSTISPDFVGHTFAVHNGNKFIPVYVTEFMVGHKLGEFAPTRNFKGHAGTKK
- the rplN gene encoding 50S ribosomal protein L14, which codes for MIQQESRLNVADNSGAKEVLCIKVLGNSGQDYAKVGDKIVVTVKDAIPAGGIKKGTVSKAVIVRTKNKLRRKDGSYIRFDDNAVVLLNNSDEPRGTRIFGPVARELRDKGYMKIISLAPEVL
- the rpsQ gene encoding 30S ribosomal protein S17, whose product is MAEVRNLRKTRIGVVTSDKMDKTITVAVERKVKHPIYGKFVKKTTKFHAHDEKSECGIGDTVKIMETRPLSKTKRWRLVEVVEKAK
- the rpsJ gene encoding 30S ribosomal protein S10; translation: MSQRIRIKLQSYDHNLVDKSAEKIVKTVRSTGAVVTGPIPLPTHKRIFTVLRSPHVNKKSREQFQLATHKRLLDIYTSSSRTVDALSKLDLPSGVEVEIKA
- the rplV gene encoding 50S ribosomal protein L22, whose product is MEAVAKLNNYPTGPRKMRLLADVIRGMEVEKALAILEHHPQHNAVPLAKLLKSAISNWEQKNNGASAADSGLVVKTVFVDGGRVLKRMRPAPQGRGYRVRKRSNHVTLIVDSKN
- the rplR gene encoding 50S ribosomal protein L18, coding for MSKLIKRQKIRYRIRKKVSGTAQNPRLAVFRSNAEIYAQMIDDVTGVTLAAASSKDKEIAAQKGTKSEKAKLVGAAIAKKATALGLTSCVFDRGGNLYHGRVKSVADGAREGGLQF
- the rplP gene encoding 50S ribosomal protein L16 is translated as MLQPKRSKHRKQQKGRIREVAKRGTSISFGSFALKALEPIWLTNRQIESARQAMTRAMKREGNVWIRVFPDKIITRKPLEVRMGKGKGNPEFWAAVVEPGRIIFECDGVTPETAKEAMELAAQKLPIKTKFVVRRDFQA
- the rpsE gene encoding 30S ribosomal protein S5, whose protein sequence is MSKINVNKVKAGGDMELKEKVVAINRVVKTTKGGRTFSFSALVVVGNENGIVGQGLGKAKEVQEAITKGIEDAKKNLVKVPVMHGTIPHDQWAKEGAAKVLIKPAAHGAGVIAGGSMRAVLESAGITDVLAKSLGSANPHNVVKATIKALGLLREPVAVAKQRTVKLSKVFNG
- the rpsN gene encoding 30S ribosomal protein S14 — encoded protein: MAKESVKARQRKREALVAQYAEKRAALKAAGDYAALDKLPKNASPVRLKNRCQLTGRPKGYMRYFGLSRVIFRDMALNGKIPGVKKASW
- the rplD gene encoding 50S ribosomal protein L4, translating into MQVDVLNIKGQKTGRTVELPAEIFGIEPNDHVIYLAVKQYLAAGRQGTHKVKTRAEVQGASRKLHKQKGTGGSRKGNIRNPLYKGGGTIFGPKPHAYDFKLNRKVKDLAKISALSHKAKENAIVIVEDIQLEAPRTKQVVEVMKNLKVADKKTLVILPEYNDNLYLSTRNVPNLDSTLLSDINTYEIMNADVLVLTENTAKIFAENEAETVA
- the rpsH gene encoding 30S ribosomal protein S8, translating into MVTDPIADFLTRIRNAQMAGHRLVEIPASNLKKRMTEILYEQGYILKYKFEDDNKQGLIKIALKYDPATKQPAIRSLERVSRPGLRQYAKPTEIKRVINGLGIAILSTSKGVLTDKQAKAENVGGEVLCYVS
- the rplX gene encoding 50S ribosomal protein L24, whose protein sequence is MSTRFKPKFNIKKGDTVVVITGDDKDLKKPRKVLEVIVDKGRVVVEGVNIVTKHTKPSAQNTKGGIVKVEAPINISNVMVWDAKAGAATKVKRTRENGKLVRISKKSGEVIK
- the rpmC gene encoding 50S ribosomal protein L29, coding for MAKKTQEFNKSLKDLNATDLKARIQEDQLRLKKLEFAHAISPLENPMNIRGLRRDIARLKTELKKKEMGI
- the rpmD gene encoding 50S ribosomal protein L30, producing the protein MKKIKITQVKSGIDRPERQKQTLVALGLNKLNASKEVEATPQILGMVNKVNHLVKVEEVK
- the rpsC gene encoding 30S ribosomal protein S3; the encoded protein is MGQKANPIGNRLGIIRGWESNWYGSKKDYASKLIEDHKIRTYLNARINKGGIAKIVIERTLGKLIVTIHTSKPGIIIGKGGNEVDRIKEELKKLTGKDDVQINILEIRRPELDANIVGDTIAKQIENRINFKRAIKMAIASTLRMGAEGIKVKVAGRLGGAEIARTEEFKQGRVPLHTFRMDIDYANVFAQTVYGKIGIKVWICKGEVLGQRELNPNFVGGKNDMSERRDGGHHGHDRRDDRRGGDRRDDRRGGGGDRRDNRGGGRDRRN